From a region of the Halorubrum sp. BV1 genome:
- a CDS encoding Lrp/AsnC family transcriptional regulator: MDDLDRRILSILRRDARTPYTEIADQVGTSEGTVRNRVDRMTDEGIIERFTVTTRTGNVKAMIEISVEMNVDTAAVSDRMVDWEEVDFVWQVSGEDDIVLVVDAVDTRAVNELISHTREMDEVKSTKTRLILDERLG; encoded by the coding sequence ATGGACGACCTCGACCGCCGGATCCTCTCAATCCTGCGCCGGGACGCGCGAACGCCGTACACGGAGATCGCCGATCAGGTGGGTACCTCGGAGGGAACCGTGCGCAATCGCGTCGATCGCATGACTGACGAGGGGATCATAGAGCGGTTCACCGTCACCACTCGGACGGGAAACGTGAAGGCGATGATCGAGATCTCGGTGGAGATGAACGTCGATACCGCCGCGGTCAGCGATCGGATGGTCGACTGGGAAGAGGTCGATTTTGTCTGGCAGGTCTCCGGCGAAGACGACATCGTCCTCGTCGTCGACGCCGTGGACACGCGCGCCGTCAACGAACTGATCTCCCACACACGAGAGATGGACGAGGTCAAATCTACGAAGACCCGGTTGATCCTCGACGAGCGACTCGGCTGA
- the carA gene encoding glutamine-hydrolyzing carbamoyl-phosphate synthase small subunit translates to MSDAYIALADGRVLEARARAPGRTRGELVFTTAYTGYEESLTDPSYAEQVLTFSYPLIGNYGVRTERFESESVQPRAAVARELTDDVADWLAEEGVPAIDHLDTREIVTTVREEGAMACGIAAGPDATPEDAVEEMEACKPMSDHVDIGAQVSVSEPTVTEGGGEADVALLDCGAKGSIISSLTERGADVHVLPYDATPADVAAVDPDVLFVSNGPGDPENFVAAQEVVDEFAGELPMAGICLGQQVITSALGGSTEKMAFGHRGVNQPVKDLRTDKVVMTTQNHGYTVDDTGPLDVTQVNVNDDTVEGLDNEELDIITRQYHPEANPGPHDSLGFFDEVMDLAESTPHVTAD, encoded by the coding sequence ATGTCGGACGCCTATATCGCGCTGGCTGACGGACGCGTGCTCGAAGCGCGCGCTCGTGCGCCGGGGCGCACCCGTGGCGAACTTGTGTTTACGACCGCGTACACAGGCTACGAGGAGTCGCTCACCGACCCCTCCTACGCCGAGCAAGTCCTCACGTTCTCGTACCCGTTGATCGGAAACTACGGCGTCCGAACCGAGCGGTTCGAGTCGGAGTCGGTCCAGCCTCGCGCGGCGGTCGCACGCGAGTTGACCGACGACGTCGCCGACTGGCTCGCCGAGGAAGGCGTCCCGGCGATCGACCACCTCGACACCCGCGAGATCGTCACCACGGTCCGCGAGGAGGGCGCGATGGCCTGCGGCATCGCCGCCGGACCGGACGCGACCCCCGAAGACGCGGTCGAGGAGATGGAAGCGTGCAAGCCGATGAGCGACCACGTCGACATCGGCGCGCAGGTGTCCGTCTCCGAGCCGACCGTCACCGAGGGCGGCGGCGAGGCCGACGTCGCGCTGCTCGACTGCGGCGCAAAGGGCTCTATCATCTCGTCTCTCACGGAGCGCGGAGCCGACGTTCACGTCCTCCCGTACGACGCGACCCCTGCGGACGTGGCCGCGGTCGACCCGGACGTGTTGTTCGTTTCGAACGGCCCCGGCGACCCAGAGAACTTCGTCGCCGCACAGGAGGTCGTCGACGAGTTCGCGGGTGAACTGCCGATGGCCGGCATCTGTCTCGGTCAGCAGGTGATAACGAGCGCGCTCGGCGGGTCTACCGAGAAGATGGCGTTCGGCCACCGCGGCGTCAACCAGCCGGTCAAGGACCTCCGCACCGACAAGGTCGTGATGACGACACAGAACCACGGCTACACCGTCGACGACACGGGGCCGCTCGACGTGACACAAGTGAACGTCAACGACGACACGGTCGAGGGGCTCGACAACGAGGAACTGGATATTATCACCCGTCAGTACCACCCCGAAGCGAACCCCGGCCCGCACGACTCGCTCGGCTTCTTCGACGAGGTCATGGATCTCGCCGAGTCCACGCCGCACGTCACGGCCGACTAA
- the surE gene encoding 5'/3'-nucleotidase SurE, with the protein MPPTVLLTNDDGIDAVGLRALSDALDAFDVTVVAPATNQSGVGGARSWWDATVEYEETETGYAVEGTPADCVAVADVALDLDPDIVVSGCNHGPNIGAHILGQSGTVGAAMEASFLGTPAVAVSLYDRGNLPVPPTLGTDAFALAAEVVSDILDDATRSGGDVALPFGADVLNVNVPAADDEAADRPTYRLTEPARGFDVIEFRPGETEAGESGFDERRGEMGMELRDRFWREFLRGDVPDDPGSDRRAAVEGEVSISPLSSSRSVATDRAGDVVAIRGDETAPPERQSE; encoded by the coding sequence ATGCCTCCGACGGTCCTACTCACCAACGACGACGGCATCGATGCCGTCGGGCTCCGTGCGCTCTCGGACGCGCTCGACGCGTTCGACGTGACGGTCGTCGCGCCCGCGACCAACCAGTCCGGCGTCGGGGGCGCGCGCTCGTGGTGGGACGCGACGGTGGAGTACGAGGAGACAGAGACCGGCTACGCGGTCGAAGGCACGCCGGCCGACTGCGTCGCCGTCGCAGACGTCGCCCTCGATCTGGATCCGGACATCGTCGTCTCCGGCTGTAACCACGGACCAAACATCGGCGCGCACATCCTCGGACAGTCCGGGACGGTCGGGGCGGCGATGGAGGCGTCGTTCCTCGGGACGCCCGCGGTCGCGGTGTCGCTGTACGACCGCGGAAACCTCCCCGTGCCGCCGACGCTCGGGACCGATGCGTTTGCGCTCGCTGCAGAGGTCGTCTCCGACATCCTCGACGACGCGACGCGTTCCGGCGGCGACGTCGCGCTCCCTTTCGGCGCGGACGTGTTGAACGTCAACGTTCCGGCCGCCGACGACGAAGCCGCCGACCGGCCGACGTACCGGCTGACCGAACCCGCCCGCGGATTCGACGTGATCGAGTTCCGTCCCGGTGAGACGGAGGCCGGTGAGAGCGGATTCGACGAACGGCGCGGCGAGATGGGAATGGAACTTCGTGACCGGTTCTGGCGGGAGTTCCTCCGCGGCGACGTGCCCGACGACCCCGGATCGGATCGGCGCGCGGCCGTCGAGGGCGAAGTGAGTATCTCGCCGCTGTCGTCGTCACGGTCCGTCGCCACCGACCGAGCGGGCGACGTCGTCGCGATCCGCGGAGACGAGACCGCGCCGCCGGAGCGGCAGTCGGAGTAG
- the secY gene encoding preprotein translocase subunit SecY, with translation MSWKEAAEPVLSRMPVVERPAGHVPFKRKLTWTAGVLIVYFFLTNINPFGLAVGQGSDFFGQFRSVLAGSSGSLLQVGIGPIVTASIVLQLLGGANLLGLDTDDPRDQVLYQGLQKLLVIIVAALTAAPMVFTGEFLPADPAVAQSLGIGVFGVELLIFAQIFAGGVLILFMDEIVSKWGVGSGVGLFIIAAVSQQIVGGFFSFSALGANGFFANWYSLIFGGNPSTLSPFTSEGLQNLLFDPGNILALFTTLFIFGIVVYAESVRVEIPLSHARVKGARGRFPVKLIYASVLPMILVRALQANIQFLGQILSSQWAGMPAWLGQYSQQGQPISGLFYYLNPIQTRSEWMWFLGEIPASVEPWMIAVRLAIDLTFMIVGGAIFAIFWVETTGMGPEATAQQIQGSGMQIPGFRRNPQVVEKVMERYIPQVTVIGGALVGFLAVMANLLGTIGGVSGTGLLLAVSITYKLYEEIAEEQLMEMHPMMRQMFGDE, from the coding sequence ATGAGCTGGAAGGAGGCCGCCGAACCGGTGCTCTCGCGGATGCCCGTCGTGGAGCGGCCGGCGGGTCACGTCCCGTTCAAACGGAAGCTCACATGGACGGCAGGTGTCCTGATCGTCTACTTCTTCCTGACCAACATCAACCCGTTCGGGTTGGCGGTCGGGCAGGGGTCTGACTTCTTCGGACAGTTCCGGTCAGTGCTCGCCGGTTCGTCCGGCTCGCTGCTGCAGGTCGGTATCGGTCCGATCGTCACGGCGTCCATCGTCTTACAGCTTCTCGGCGGGGCAAACCTGCTGGGACTCGACACGGACGACCCACGCGACCAGGTGCTGTATCAGGGCCTCCAGAAGCTGCTGGTGATCATCGTCGCTGCGCTCACTGCCGCGCCGATGGTCTTCACGGGAGAGTTCCTCCCAGCGGATCCGGCCGTCGCGCAGTCGCTCGGCATCGGCGTGTTCGGCGTTGAGCTGCTGATATTCGCACAGATCTTCGCCGGCGGTGTCCTCATCCTGTTCATGGACGAGATCGTGAGCAAGTGGGGCGTCGGCTCCGGCGTCGGACTGTTCATTATCGCCGCGGTCAGCCAGCAGATCGTCGGTGGCTTCTTCAGCTTCTCGGCGCTCGGTGCAAACGGCTTCTTCGCCAACTGGTACTCGCTCATCTTCGGCGGCAACCCGAGCACGCTGTCGCCGTTCACGAGCGAGGGACTCCAGAATCTGCTCTTCGATCCGGGTAACATCCTCGCGCTGTTCACGACGCTTTTCATCTTCGGAATCGTCGTGTACGCCGAGTCGGTTCGGGTCGAGATTCCGCTGTCACACGCCCGCGTGAAGGGTGCCCGTGGACGCTTCCCCGTGAAGCTCATCTACGCGTCCGTCCTGCCGATGATCCTCGTTCGTGCGCTGCAGGCGAACATCCAGTTCCTCGGACAGATCCTCTCCTCGCAGTGGGCGGGGATGCCGGCGTGGCTCGGGCAGTACAGCCAGCAGGGCCAGCCCATATCCGGGCTGTTCTACTACCTGAACCCGATCCAGACGCGGAGCGAGTGGATGTGGTTCCTCGGCGAGATCCCGGCGAGCGTCGAGCCGTGGATGATTGCCGTTCGGCTCGCGATCGACCTAACCTTCATGATCGTGGGCGGAGCCATCTTCGCCATCTTCTGGGTGGAAACGACCGGGATGGGCCCGGAAGCGACCGCACAGCAGATCCAGGGCTCGGGGATGCAGATCCCCGGCTTCCGTCGGAATCCGCAGGTCGTAGAGAAGGTCATGGAGCGATACATCCCGCAGGTGACCGTCATCGGCGGTGCGCTGGTCGGGTTCCTCGCCGTCATGGCGAACCTGCTCGGCACTATCGGCGGCGTCTCCGGAACCGGTCTGCTGCTTGCGGTCTCCATCACGTACAAGCTGTACGAGGAGATCGCCGAGGAGCAGCTAATGGAGATGCACCCGATGATGCGCCAGATGTTCGGCGACGAGTGA
- a CDS encoding uL15m family ribosomal protein → MTSKKRKQRGSRTHGGGTHKNRRGAGHRGGRGAAGRAKHEYHNYGPLGKHGFKRPEDSQTDVLEVKIQKLDEDAALYAAEGLAEEDGDAYVIDARDVVDDGYDADVVKVLGGGQVRRELRVTADAFTAGAVELIEEADGAATLSERAEAAAESENTSDDEADEA, encoded by the coding sequence ATGACGAGCAAGAAACGCAAACAGCGTGGGTCTCGGACCCACGGCGGCGGAACGCATAAGAACCGACGCGGTGCCGGTCACCGCGGCGGTCGCGGCGCGGCCGGCCGCGCGAAACACGAGTACCACAACTACGGTCCGCTCGGTAAACACGGATTCAAGCGGCCCGAGGACTCCCAGACGGACGTCCTCGAAGTCAAGATCCAGAAGCTCGACGAGGATGCGGCGCTGTACGCCGCGGAGGGCCTCGCCGAGGAGGACGGTGACGCGTACGTCATCGACGCGCGCGACGTCGTCGACGACGGTTACGACGCCGACGTCGTGAAGGTGCTCGGCGGCGGACAGGTCCGCCGCGAGCTTCGCGTCACGGCAGACGCGTTCACCGCTGGCGCGGTCGAACTCATCGAGGAGGCGGACGGTGCGGCGACGCTCTCTGAGCGCGCCGAGGCCGCTGCCGAATCAGAAAACACTTCAGACGACGAGGCCGACGAGGCGTAA
- a CDS encoding 50S ribosomal protein L30, whose amino-acid sequence MQAIVQLRGDVNLEYGVEDTLDMLNVGRVNHATFVPETDSYRGMITKVNDIVAFGEPSVDAVARTIARRGEPLDGSADIDDEWIDDNTDYADLEALAEALVDEETSLREQGLSPTLRLHAPRGGHEGIKHPVIEGGELGRHTTEEIDTLLEAMR is encoded by the coding sequence ATGCAAGCGATCGTGCAGCTCCGCGGCGACGTGAACCTCGAATACGGCGTCGAGGACACGCTCGACATGCTGAACGTCGGGCGCGTCAACCACGCGACGTTCGTGCCGGAGACGGACTCGTACCGAGGCATGATCACGAAGGTGAACGACATCGTCGCCTTCGGCGAGCCGAGCGTCGACGCGGTCGCGCGGACCATCGCGCGCCGCGGCGAGCCGCTCGACGGCTCTGCTGACATCGACGACGAGTGGATCGACGACAACACCGACTACGCCGACCTCGAAGCGCTGGCCGAGGCGCTCGTCGACGAGGAGACGTCTCTGCGAGAGCAGGGCCTCTCGCCGACGCTACGACTCCACGCCCCCCGCGGCGGTCACGAGGGCATCAAGCACCCGGTGATCGAGGGCGGCGAGCTCGGTCGCCACACTACCGAGGAGATCGATACTCTCCTGGAGGCCATGCGATGA
- a CDS encoding 30S ribosomal protein S5, giving the protein MSRHNDGWEPRTRLGRKVQNGDISSMEQALDSGLPLKEAEIVDQLLPGLEDEVLDINMVQRMTDSGRRVKFRCVVAVGNRDGYLGYAQARDDQVGGAIQKAIDVAKLNIIKVDRGSGSWEDQPGGTNSLTRKAEGKAGSVTVEIKPAPQGLGLAAAETVRNILELAGVEDAWTNSDGNTRTTVNLAKATFNALENAAQSRTPQHAREVHYDEVSE; this is encoded by the coding sequence ATGAGTAGACACAACGACGGCTGGGAACCGCGGACGCGGCTCGGCCGCAAGGTACAGAACGGCGATATCTCGTCGATGGAACAGGCGCTCGACTCCGGGCTCCCGCTGAAGGAGGCCGAGATAGTCGACCAGCTACTTCCGGGCCTCGAAGACGAGGTGCTGGACATCAACATGGTCCAGCGTATGACCGACTCCGGCCGGCGCGTGAAGTTCCGCTGTGTGGTCGCCGTGGGCAACCGCGACGGCTACCTCGGGTACGCGCAGGCCCGCGACGATCAGGTCGGCGGTGCGATCCAGAAGGCGATAGACGTCGCGAAGCTGAACATCATCAAGGTTGACCGCGGCTCCGGGTCCTGGGAGGACCAGCCCGGCGGCACGAACTCTCTCACCCGGAAGGCTGAGGGGAAAGCCGGTTCCGTCACTGTCGAGATCAAGCCCGCCCCCCAGGGGCTCGGGCTGGCGGCAGCGGAGACCGTTCGAAATATCTTGGAGCTTGCCGGCGTCGAGGACGCTTGGACGAACTCCGACGGCAACACGCGCACGACGGTGAACCTCGCGAAGGCGACGTTCAACGCCTTGGAGAACGCGGCGCAGTCCCGCACTCCCCAGCACGCGCGCGAAGTCCACTACGACGAGGTGAGTGAGTGA
- a CDS encoding 50S ribosomal protein L18, whose protein sequence is MATGPRYKVPMRRRREVRTDYHQRLRLLKSGKPRLVARVSNAHVRAQLITPGSDGDETHAAASSEDLAEYGWDAPTGNLPSAYLTGYLAGARAVDAGLDEAVLDIGLNTATPGNKTFAVQEGAIDAGLEIPHNDDVLADWSRTRGEHIAAYDEQLDEPLYSGDFDAADLPEHFDDVLATIQEDHE, encoded by the coding sequence ATGGCGACAGGACCACGATACAAGGTGCCGATGCGCCGCCGCCGCGAGGTCCGGACGGATTACCACCAGAGGTTGCGCCTGCTGAAATCGGGCAAGCCTCGCCTGGTCGCTCGGGTGAGCAACGCTCACGTCAGGGCGCAGCTGATCACACCCGGATCCGACGGCGACGAGACCCACGCGGCCGCCTCCAGCGAGGACCTCGCGGAGTACGGCTGGGACGCCCCCACGGGCAACCTCCCCAGCGCGTACCTCACGGGGTATCTCGCGGGTGCCCGCGCTGTCGACGCCGGCCTCGACGAGGCCGTGCTCGACATCGGGCTCAACACGGCGACGCCCGGCAACAAGACGTTCGCAGTACAGGAAGGAGCGATCGACGCCGGCCTCGAGATCCCGCACAACGACGACGTGCTTGCCGACTGGTCGCGTACGCGTGGCGAGCACATCGCCGCGTACGACGAGCAGCTCGACGAGCCGCTGTACAGCGGCGATTTCGACGCGGCCGACCTACCCGAGCACTTCGACGACGTGCTCGCGACAATCCAGGAGGACCATGAGTAG
- a CDS encoding 50S ribosomal protein L19e, with protein MSDLKAQKRLAADELDVGKGRVWLDPEAQEEIEDAITREDIRDLIDQGTIRAKDAKTNSRGRARERAEKRSYGHQSGAGTRKGKAGARQNTKDDWKARIRAQRARLKELRDDEDVLDASEYRTLYNKASGGDFEDVARLEAYIQTQYGYEVTE; from the coding sequence ATGAGTGACCTGAAAGCGCAGAAACGACTCGCAGCAGACGAGCTCGACGTCGGCAAGGGCCGCGTCTGGCTCGACCCGGAGGCACAAGAGGAAATCGAAGACGCGATCACTCGCGAGGACATCCGTGATCTGATAGATCAGGGGACGATCCGCGCGAAGGACGCGAAGACGAACTCCCGCGGCCGGGCCCGCGAGCGCGCCGAGAAACGCTCGTACGGCCACCAGTCGGGCGCGGGAACCCGGAAGGGGAAAGCCGGCGCGCGACAGAACACGAAAGACGACTGGAAGGCGCGGATCCGCGCACAGCGCGCCCGCCTGAAGGAACTCCGCGACGACGAGGACGTCCTCGACGCAAGCGAGTACCGCACGCTCTACAACAAGGCGAGCGGTGGCGACTTCGAGGACGTCGCGCGACTGGAGGCGTACATCCAGACGCAGTACGGTTACGAGGTGACAGAGTAA
- a CDS encoding 50S ribosomal protein L32e produces MADELEDISGVGPSKADALREAGYETVEDVKAASQSELSEVDGVGNALAARIKADVGGLEVDEEADAEIEDETDEEEAAEAESDEAVETELRPRGHAEKTPELDDETARALAQKHREGKPQFNRQDYHKKKRIPTSWRKPRGGLSKQRRRMKAKGPVVEAGFRSPKASRDLHPSGFEEVRVHNTDDLEGVDGDTQAVRIASKVGGRKRELIEDEAEERGIRVLNPTYIEVEVDDE; encoded by the coding sequence ATGGCAGACGAACTGGAAGACATCAGCGGTGTCGGTCCCTCGAAGGCGGACGCGCTTCGCGAGGCCGGCTACGAGACGGTCGAGGACGTGAAGGCCGCTTCTCAGTCCGAGCTCTCTGAGGTCGACGGCGTCGGGAACGCGCTCGCCGCGCGTATCAAAGCCGACGTCGGCGGGCTGGAGGTCGACGAGGAAGCGGACGCGGAGATCGAAGACGAGACCGACGAGGAGGAGGCTGCGGAGGCCGAATCCGACGAGGCGGTCGAGACGGAGCTTCGCCCCCGCGGCCACGCCGAGAAGACGCCGGAACTGGACGACGAGACCGCTCGCGCGCTCGCACAGAAGCACCGCGAGGGGAAACCGCAGTTCAACCGGCAGGACTACCACAAGAAAAAGCGGATCCCGACGTCGTGGCGCAAGCCGCGCGGCGGGCTCTCCAAGCAGCGTCGCCGCATGAAAGCGAAAGGTCCCGTCGTCGAGGCGGGGTTCCGCTCGCCGAAAGCCTCTCGTGATCTGCACCCGAGCGGATTCGAGGAGGTTCGTGTGCACAACACGGACGATCTCGAAGGCGTCGACGGCGACACGCAGGCGGTGCGAATCGCCTCGAAGGTTGGCGGTCGCAAGCGCGAACTGATCGAAGACGAGGCCGAAGAGCGCGGCATTCGCGTGCTCAACCCGACCTATATCGAAGTGGAGGTCGACGATGAGTGA
- a CDS encoding 50S ribosomal protein L6 produces MNRVEIEIPDDVSAETDHLELTVEGPNGSVTRRLWYPDVEVTVEDGVVAIASENEDAKTNATVGTFESHVANMIHGVTDGWEYTMEVYYAHFPMQVTVEGDEVVIENFLGERAQRRTPIRGDTDVQIDGETVTLSGSDKEAVGQTAADIEQLTKVTDKDTRVFQDGVYIVEKPTGGA; encoded by the coding sequence ATGAACAGAGTCGAAATCGAGATTCCGGACGACGTCTCCGCAGAGACCGACCACCTCGAACTCACCGTCGAGGGTCCCAACGGGAGCGTCACGCGACGCCTCTGGTACCCCGACGTCGAGGTCACGGTCGAGGACGGTGTCGTCGCAATCGCTTCCGAGAACGAGGACGCGAAGACGAACGCCACGGTCGGCACCTTCGAGAGCCACGTCGCTAACATGATCCACGGCGTCACCGACGGGTGGGAGTACACGATGGAAGTGTACTACGCCCACTTCCCGATGCAGGTGACGGTGGAGGGCGACGAGGTCGTCATCGAGAACTTCCTCGGCGAGCGCGCACAGCGACGCACGCCCATTCGCGGGGACACGGACGTACAGATCGACGGCGAGACGGTCACGCTTTCGGGCTCCGACAAGGAGGCCGTCGGGCAGACCGCCGCCGACATCGAACAGCTGACGAAGGTGACCGACAAGGACACGCGCGTCTTCCAAGACGGCGTGTACATCGTCGAGAAACCCACCGGAGGTGCCTAA
- a CDS encoding 30S ribosomal protein S8 — protein MTGNDPFTNALAGMDNAESVGHLSYTVEPASNIIGSVLEVLYDRGYVDGFEYVDDGKAGKFEVELKGAINECGAVKPRYSAGADEFEKWEKRYLPARDYGTLIVTTSHGVMSHYEAREEGIGGQVIAYVY, from the coding sequence ATGACGGGAAACGATCCATTCACCAACGCGCTCGCCGGCATGGACAACGCCGAGAGCGTTGGCCATCTGTCGTACACGGTTGAGCCCGCCTCAAACATCATCGGCTCCGTCCTCGAGGTCCTCTACGACCGCGGGTACGTCGACGGCTTCGAGTACGTCGACGACGGGAAAGCCGGGAAGTTCGAGGTTGAACTAAAAGGCGCGATCAACGAGTGTGGCGCCGTCAAACCCCGCTATTCGGCGGGTGCAGACGAATTCGAGAAGTGGGAGAAGCGATACCTCCCCGCCCGTGACTACGGGACGCTCATCGTCACGACGAGCCACGGCGTCATGAGCCACTACGAGGCCCGCGAAGAGGGCATCGGCGGCCAAGTGATCGCATACGTCTACTAA
- a CDS encoding 30S ribosomal protein S14 codes for MSEANNETGEHAAKRTDSRHTCRRCDREQGLVGKYDINLCRQCFREVARDMGFEKYS; via the coding sequence ATGAGTGAAGCGAACAACGAGACGGGCGAACACGCCGCAAAGCGCACCGATTCCCGGCACACCTGCCGGCGGTGCGACCGCGAGCAGGGACTCGTCGGCAAGTACGATATCAACCTTTGCCGGCAGTGCTTCCGCGAGGTCGCCCGAGACATGGGATTCGAGAAGTACAGCTGA
- a CDS encoding 50S ribosomal protein L5, with translation MSESESATHEMREPYLEKVVVHMGVGQGGEPLADAEEIIEEITDQQSVRTTSKRTIAEFGIRKGDPIGVKVTLRGEDAHAFLETALDIVDVDRSQFDDTGNLSFGVEDHTDFPSQEYDPSIGIYGLDVTTTIVRPGYRVSKRDKETTSIPASHRMTAEDAAAFLETNFDVEVTA, from the coding sequence ATGAGTGAATCCGAGAGCGCCACACACGAGATGCGCGAGCCGTATCTCGAGAAGGTCGTCGTCCACATGGGCGTCGGGCAGGGCGGTGAACCCCTCGCTGACGCCGAGGAGATAATCGAGGAGATCACGGACCAGCAGTCGGTCCGGACCACCTCGAAGCGCACCATCGCCGAGTTCGGCATCCGCAAGGGCGACCCGATCGGCGTCAAGGTGACGCTGCGGGGCGAGGACGCACACGCGTTCTTGGAGACCGCACTGGACATCGTCGACGTCGACAGGAGCCAGTTCGACGATACCGGCAACCTGAGCTTCGGCGTCGAAGACCACACCGACTTCCCGAGCCAGGAGTACGATCCCAGTATCGGGATCTACGGGCTCGACGTGACGACGACGATCGTCCGCCCCGGCTACCGCGTCTCCAAGCGCGACAAGGAAACCACGTCGATCCCGGCCAGCCACCGGATGACCGCCGAGGACGCGGCCGCGTTCCTCGAAACGAACTTCGACGTCGAGGTAACGGCATGA
- a CDS encoding 30S ribosomal protein S4e, whose amino-acid sequence MTRHQKRLAVPNSWPVERKTDTFTVKADAGPHGEAGVPLVVLLRDVLGYVDSTKEARYALNNDSVLVNGDAISDEQRPIGMFDILAFPERGEYFRVFPDEGGRLALTPVDEEAAGSRLGKITNKTVVSGGDAQLTLHDGTNVRVDAGTEYDTKDSIVVDNESKEIVAHFEYEEGALVTAVAGQHAGRIGEVDEIDVTLGSGSNTVTVGDDADGYETVEEYLVVIDENFTGDDANEAGDSDE is encoded by the coding sequence ATGACGCGACATCAGAAGCGACTGGCAGTACCGAACTCCTGGCCGGTCGAGCGCAAGACCGACACGTTCACCGTCAAGGCCGACGCCGGCCCGCACGGTGAGGCGGGCGTTCCGCTCGTCGTCCTGCTGCGGGACGTGCTCGGATACGTCGACTCGACCAAGGAGGCGCGTTACGCGCTGAACAACGACTCGGTCCTCGTCAACGGGGACGCCATCTCGGACGAGCAGCGTCCGATCGGGATGTTCGACATCCTGGCGTTCCCCGAGCGCGGGGAGTACTTCCGCGTCTTCCCCGACGAGGGCGGTCGGCTCGCGCTGACCCCCGTCGACGAGGAGGCCGCCGGAAGCCGGCTCGGGAAGATCACGAACAAGACCGTCGTTTCCGGCGGCGACGCCCAGCTGACGCTCCACGACGGAACGAACGTTCGCGTCGACGCCGGCACCGAGTACGACACCAAAGACTCGATCGTCGTCGACAACGAGTCGAAGGAGATCGTCGCCCACTTCGAGTACGAGGAGGGCGCACTTGTTACCGCCGTCGCCGGCCAACACGCCGGTCGTATCGGCGAAGTCGACGAGATCGACGTGACGCTCGGCTCTGGGTCCAACACCGTCACCGTCGGCGACGACGCCGACGGCTACGAGACGGTCGAGGAGTATCTCGTCGTCATCGACGAGAACTTCACCGGCGACGACGCCAACGAGGCAGGTGATTCGGATGAGTGA
- the rplX gene encoding 50S ribosomal protein L24, protein MTNQPRKQRKRSETAPLHERQKQVRATLTDELREEYGQRNVRVNAGDTVEVLRGDAAGTEAEVVSVDLSAERITVEDVTVEKADGEEVPRPLPASNVRVTDLNLEDDRREARLQEDNE, encoded by the coding sequence ATGACGAACCAGCCACGCAAACAGCGAAAACGGTCGGAGACCGCGCCGCTCCACGAGCGGCAAAAGCAGGTTCGGGCCACCCTCACGGACGAACTCCGCGAGGAGTACGGACAGCGGAACGTCCGCGTCAACGCCGGCGACACCGTCGAGGTGCTTCGCGGCGACGCGGCCGGCACGGAGGCGGAGGTCGTCTCCGTCGACCTGTCCGCAGAACGGATCACCGTCGAGGACGTCACCGTCGAGAAGGCGGACGGAGAGGAAGTTCCCCGTCCCCTCCCGGCGAGCAACGTCCGGGTGACCGACCTGAACCTGGAAGACGATCGCCGGGAGGCGCGGCTCCAGGAGGATAACGAATGA
- a CDS encoding 50S ribosomal protein L14 translates to MEALKADVTQGLSKGSLITCADNTGARELKVISVSGYSGTKNRHPKAGIGDKVTVSVTKGTPEMRRQVLEAVVVRQRKPIRRPSGTRVKFEDNAAVVIDDLEEPRGTEIKGPIAREVAERFGSIASTATMIV, encoded by the coding sequence ATGGAGGCGCTCAAAGCCGACGTCACGCAGGGCCTCTCGAAGGGCTCTCTTATCACGTGTGCCGACAACACCGGCGCGCGCGAGCTGAAGGTTATCTCCGTGTCGGGCTACTCCGGCACGAAGAACCGCCACCCGAAGGCAGGTATCGGCGACAAGGTGACCGTCTCGGTCACCAAGGGAACCCCGGAGATGCGGCGGCAGGTGCTGGAGGCGGTCGTCGTCCGCCAGCGCAAGCCGATCCGCCGTCCGAGCGGAACCCGCGTGAAGTTCGAGGACAACGCGGCCGTCGTTATCGACGACCTCGAAGAGCCCCGGGGCACAGAGATCAAAGGCCCCATCGCTCGCGAGGTCGCCGAGCGATTCGGGAGCATCGCCTCGACCGCGACGATGATCGTCTAA